Genomic segment of Deltaproteobacteria bacterium:
CGCACCGAGGCATCCATCGAATCGGGCCTGTCGGCCGACGACGTGGTCGTGGTGGAAGGAACCGACAAGCTGCGGGAAGGGGTCGTCGTGCAGGCGCGCGAGCCCGCGCGCGATGCGGCGGGCCCGAAGCCGGCGGCATGAACCCGTCGCGGCTCTTCATCCTCCGACCGGTCGCCACGTCGCTCCTGATGGCGGCGATCATGCTGGCCGGCGCCATCGCGTACCACGAGCTGCCGGTCTCCGCCCTGCCGCAGGTCGACTACCCGACCATCCAGGTGCTCACCTTCTATCCCGGCGCCGGTCCCGACGTCATGGCGTCGTCGGTGACGGCGCCGCTCGAGCGCCAGTTCGGGCAGATGCCGGGTCTCAAGGAGATGCTGTCGACGAGCTCCTTCGGCAGCTCCGTGATCACGCTCCAGTTCGCGCTCGAGCTGAGCATCGACGTCGCCGAGCAGGAGGTGCAGGCCGCGATCAACGCGGCCGCGACGTACCTGCCGCGCGA
This window contains:
- a CDS encoding acriflavine resistance protein B yields the protein MNPSRLFILRPVATSLLMAAIMLAGAIAYHELPVSALPQVDYPTIQVLTFYPGAGPDVMASSVTAPLERQFGQMPGLKEMLSTSSFGSSVITLQFALELSIDVAEQEVQAAINAAATYLPRDLPNPPIYSKTNPADAPVLTLALTSDALPLTKVQDLADTRLAQKISQLPGVGLVSLSGGQKPAVRIQANPTALAAYDLGLEDLRSAIAQANVNQ